AAAGTGTTTCTCTTTGAAGATTTGCAATCTGTTTCTAATGAAAACCTTGTCCTCAAAAAAATGAAACTCATATTCCTTGCTTCCAGAAGTATCAGCAGTTTGTGTATCTGTCACTTTTGAATTGCACATTTAGTGATGTCACCTATATTTTGAAATTCAATATCTTCCAGAATTACTTACCTATAAACCAGTCTCCTTTGTCTTCTCCAAAACCCGTTTCCATCGGCTTCGtgacttcccctccctcacctgacCGATGGTGAAGACTTTCGAATATAGCTTGATCACACTTCAAATCACTCAGACGATACCCCATTACTCAAGCATCATACCTTACTTTGGCTGCACCAAAGACCTTGCACTGTATCACTCACAAAGTACTTGCACTGGTTTGGAGGATGGGTTAAATTAGTAAAGGATTCTCAGGCCAGGCATGGGTTTACACATACCCTTCTGCTCTCCATCAGCTTTGGTAAACGGGCAGCCAGTTGTATTATGCTTTGAAGACCatgtattcctttttttatccatccatcttggtaaaaaaataaatatataaataaatatcaacataGCTACAgttccccctctcacccatttGTCTGTCTCGAGTGCTCTTCGTAGATAACATTAATCAAATTCTTGAGTTTCACTTTCTGGTAGGTTGCCTGTCGAACATGCTAAtttccttaaaaagaaaaaagaagaaaaaaaaacaaaaaaacttgtaGGCGCAACTTGAAGGAATTTTTCTTGGACATTTCTTCTCCCACGAATTTCCTCTTCCATGAACAATCAGGCAACTGCATAGACAGGGTACTTTAATCAGGTGATCACAGAGGCTCTCCTGAAGTTTTTCTGAAAGTCTATTTTACTATCTAGCAAGACATGTTCCATGAATATCAAATTCCATTGAAACATCAACCTTCCCACAATGTCCCTACAGGTGAGATTGAGTTGGAGCTAGAATATAACCTTACTTGCAGGCTGTTTCTGATATAGCTAAATTCATAAAATGGTTAAATTTACAAAATggataaacatttaaaaaaacgcAGTCACCTGTGAAAACAAAGTAGGGCCTACCTCTACTAACAAAAACCTTTCAGAAAAGCTTCAGATTGTTTTGTCTTAAATCACTCATTTCCACATTTTCTAATCTGCTTTCCAACCACAGATCCAATATACTTGAAGACCTAAAGAAATTATCTAAAGAGAAGGCTATTCACCTCATATACATATGCCTTCAGTTGTTAGACAGAAATTATCTAAAGAGAAGGCTATACAcctcatatacatataacttCAATTGTAAGACAAACACATTATAAAAGCATATAAtcatcatatatacacaccaaaTTGATACAACTAACCTGAGAAagaatattttcaaaatatttattaaTCAGACTAACAACTGCCTATTTACGGAACAAATGGACACTTTACCATTGAAGTTATAAATGTCACCAAGGAGGTTAGAAGGTAACGGAGCTCCCACTGTGTAATGCATCGCTAATCCTTCTAACCAAACTTCTAAAACTTCAAAAGCAGGTCTGGAAAGGAGACGAAGATTAATAGCAACAATGAGGAATATCAATGAGATTCAGgggaagacggaagaggaaggtgatgaagggatggaggaaaatgatgaagaaggaagacgattaaggaaagatgaaaaagataaggaggaagagatggaagaagacaaaaacaatgatgataaaaaaatgatgaataaaaggaaaaatatacctatgaaaaggggaaaggatgaagaagtgaggaaaaatgacaaaaaggatgatgaagaagaggaaaaggaaaaatatgaagaaatccATAGCCTCTCAGCAATTTCTAATTTTCTCCCATTATTTTAACTGTCTTATATATACCTTTAATGATTCTTCATTTGTATGGTTGTTTCTAGCTTTCTCAGCAAAATTTCCAATTGGAAATCAAGAAACCAGATACTAGAATCTGAGCATTATTTATTCTTGAAacctattattatgaaaatttaccAACATATTTGTAGctgaacaaagaaaaggaaggaagaaagaaagaaagaaagaaagaaagaaagaaagaaagaaagaaagagagaaagaaagaaagaaagaaagaaagaaagaaagaaagaaagaaagaaagaaagaaagaaagaaagaaagaaagaaagaaagaaagagagagagagaagagagaagagagagagagagagaagagataagagagagagagaagagataagagagagagagaagagataagagagagaggagagagaagagagaagagagagaggagagagaagagagaagagagaggggagagagaagagagaagagagagaggagagagaagagagagagaagagagagaagagagagaagagagagaagaaagagaagagagagaagagagagaagagagagagagaagagagagaagagagcaaagagagaaaaagagaaagagggagaaaaagagaaaaagagaaagagaaagaaagaaagaaaggaaagaaagaaagaaagaaagaaagaaagaaagaaagacagacagaaagaaagaaagaaagagagagagagagagagagagagagagagagagagagagagagagagagagagagagagagagagttagagagataaagagagagagagataaagagagagagagataagagagagagagataagagagagagagaagagagagagaaagagagagagagaaagaaagagagaaagagagagagagagagtgagagagacaaaggtagagaaagagagagagagagagagagagagagtaagagagacaaaggtagagagagagagagagagagagggggggggggggaaggaaggaaggagggaaggaaggatggaagggagagaagggagggaaggaaggaagggaagggagggagggagagagagagaggaagagatagagggagggagggaggagagagagagaggaaagagagagggaaagatagagggggagggagggagagggagaggaagagtgaatgggagggagagagggaggggagagggaggggggagggagaggagggagagaatgggaggagagagggagggagggagagaaggagtgagggagggagagggagaaggaagagggagaggaagagtgaatgggagggtgaggaatgggagggagagagggaaggagagagtgagagatagagggagagagagagagagagagagagagagagagagagagagagagagagagagagagagagagagagagagagagagagagggagagagacagagagagagagagagagagagagagagagagagagagagagagagagagagagagagagagagagagagagggagagagaggaggggagggagggaggagggagggaggagggagggagggagggagggagggagagagagagagagagagagagagagagagagagagagagagagagagagagagagagagagagagagagagagagagagagagagagtgagaaagagagagagagagagagagagagagggagagagagagagggagagagagggagggagagagagagtaagagagaaagagagagagagagaaagagagaaagagagaaagagagaggtagagagagagagagagagagagagagagagagagagagagagagagacgagagaaagaaagagagagagagagagagagagagagagagagagagagaacgagagaaagagaaaagaaaagagagagagagagagagagagagagagagagagagagagagagagagagagagagggagggagggagagagagagaaagagggagggagggagggagggagggagggagggagggagggagggagggagggagggagggagggatagagagagagagagagagagagagagagaaagagagagaaagagagagagagagaaagagagagagaaagagagaaagagagagagagagagaaagagagaaagagagagagagagagagacagagagagagagagagagagagagagagagagagagagagagagagagaaagaaagaaagagagaaagagaaagagagagagagagaaagggagagagagagagaaggaaagagaaagagagagagagagagagagagagagagaaggagagagagaaggagagagagaaggagagagagaaggagatagagagagagagagagagagagagagagagagagagagagagagatcgagagagagagagagagagagagagagagagagagagagagagagagagagggagagagagggggagagagaggagggagggagagagagagagagagagagagagagagagagagagagagagagagagagagagagagagagagagagagagagagagagagagagagagagagagagagagagggggggggggagagggggagagagagcagagagagcagagagggggaggagggagagaggcaggggaagcgcagaggcagagagggagagggagagacagggagagagagagagagagggagagggagggagagggaggaagagagggagggagagagggagacggagagggagagggagggagggagtctgggagggggagagagagaaagagagagagagagagagagagagagagagagagagagagagagagagagagagagagagagagagagagagagagagagacagagagacagagaggcacagagagacagagagagagagagacagagagacagagagacagagatagagacagagacagagacagagacagagacagagacagagacagagacagagagacagcagagacagagagacaagagagacagagagacagagagacagagacagagacagagagagagagagagagagagagagagagagagagagagagagagagagagagagagagagagagagagagagagagagagagagagagagatagagagagagagagagagaaagagagagagagagagagagagagagagagagagaaatgtacaaCTTACCTTGCATCAGGATTAACATTGCAACACAAGAAGGCTATCTTGTAAAAAGGCTCTGGACATTCCTCGCAATATTTAGCTTTGAAGACCGACTCATTTAGGCCAAAGTCCATAGACCGTGGCATGTAGTCGGGGTCTGCTTCCACTCGACCGATAATCTAGAGTGTTTAATGGGGTGTGGAACAGAGTCAGTATTTGCAATGCCTATCACTAATATGACTTTCTTATTTATCAACCCCTTTGTCTTTTTTACTTATTAAATAATCCagacaaaagaataatgaaaagttCAAAACAGAGCCTTACCTCACACAAGATAATTCCGAAGCTGAAGATGTCTACTTTTTCATCGTATTTGTTCCCTTTCATCATTTCTGGTGCCATCCAGTATGGGTTACCAACAACAGTATATCTGAAATTATGAATCTCATTAACAATTACATACTTCATATCATACAAAGGCAGTACTCACTGCAAGTCAAAAACCATGATGTTATGATGAGACTATTTTTCAtcacatacaaaataaaatggAATTTAAGACTCTACCTTACCTCTTTTTTCTTGCATGTCTTTTACCAAACTTCTTTCTCTCAGCAGTCCAGTTGTTTTGAGGCATAATACGAGCTAAACCAAAGTCAGCTACTACAACTGTCTTATCCTGCAGGAGAAAACAGTgaattattaatttatcatatatcataaaaaGAATTGTGTGATGTGTTTCTATAAGCAGTATATTAAATGATAAATGCACCTTGAGTTGATAAAAGGTAAAAGATTACCCAAAGAAATTTGTCCAAAATTTAAGTTACAAATTGAATATTTCCGGCATtgccatttatataaacatttattaattaacataaaaaaatatgcttcttctgcctcctccccctaaaAACATCATAATAAAACAAGCCTTCAGAAATCCTATTTACAATAAATTCTGCAACTATATCATGAATCTCTATCTTGTATTGCACATTTCCTTCAACTTCCACATTTTACATCAAACCAACTACTAAATCGGCTTGAATACTAGAGctataagaataaaacaataatccaGACTGCTCACACAATATAAGATATGAATAAGACCTGATAAAATCACAATGTAAGATATGTAATTGACATTATCCATATGACATTTTCTTACAATTGCATGATTCTGATGACGAATTGTCAAAATATCAAACAGCTACAAATCTTGCATTATGGAATCATTCATTTTCCCTCAAGGCTCTTCTAAATTTGTAGCATGCACCTCACCTCTCTGACTAGGCAGTTGTGGGAGTTGAGGTCCCTATGTATAATATCACAATTATGCAGGTACGCCATGCCTGAGGCTATATCTTTGGCGAAGCTGATTCGCTGGTCCCAGGGTAGAGGCTCATCAAGAGCATGGATGATCTCTTTGAGAGTCCCACCTGAGATGTATTCAGTAAGTAAATGTAGTTTGCGGTCCTTGTATAAGACTCCAATGAATCGCAGGACATTTTTGTGACTTAGACTTCTTAAAACTGCAACCTGAAATGAGAAATGGGAGCATATGACTTTCAGAGTTTATCAAATCATGTCTTTTATGTCCTATATCACTTTGTCTTTGCCAACATAgagcatatttgtatatttctatttttaacaTAATCATATAGGAAATATTCCTTACCTCTTTAAGAAAATTTGTCTGTGCTTGCTCATCTACTCTGTACAGCTCTTTCAAAACCATTACTTCTCCAGTCTCTGAATGAGTCATTTTGTATACCTGAAATGTACCATATCTCTtagttttctattcatttatatactatTCTAATATCCTAcattttatctctccccctctaaaAAACATGTAAGACAAGGTACTTAACAACTTTTATTGCCTTCTGCTAACATAATGAACAgccattatataaaaaataaactttaCCCAACCAAATACTTCTATGGGAAGGGTGTTCATACTCTTAACTAAAACTAAATACCTagctgataaaagaaagaaagaaaaagaaagattggaGAGAAACAAAAGGTTAAGTAACTTAAAATACATTGTCTCTAATAATCTCACCTGTCCAAAAAAACCTTTACCAAGAAGTTCTCCCTGAGTGAGATCAGATGCACGGAAGATACGATGATTCTTTGGCTCAACACGGAATGACTTTGTCCTGCTGAGGTCATAGTAACCACTTTCCCGAGGACAGTCACTGAAAAGTATGTTACGAATTTaggaaacaaatacaaaaattaacAAATTAAAATGAATGATGTAAGCAAAATTTCATATACTCTAAAAATTTAAACCAGTTCTCAAAAACATCTTCAATCAgaaataaataatggaaaatgCAATGAGACAGTCTTTCAAACAGTAACAGATACAGCATTAACAAAGACATAAAAGGTAATGCAACACAAACACAATGGATTCAAAATTCACACACAACAGCAAAAATAGCCAAAACCTAACCCTAGACCTCTCTGATACTCACTTATCTAACAACTTTGGAAGTGACGAGGCTCGTTCCTTGCACCCTCTGCCTCGCCTTAGTTGACGACTTCTCTGTGTGCCAGAAACGtatccttcatctcttctcttgcaTAATCTCTCCCGCAACCCTATTCAGATCCAAAAGAAGTTGAAACAAGACAATCTTCAGTACAGGATTCACATATGGTATACATacttaaaaaaattattataaaaatatcatatatctatacataatctTCCAGTACCTCTGAACATAAAACCATAGGCATGggcatgggtatgggtatgggtatataataaaaaaacaactctCAAAAACTGTCTATAGATCAAATAAGTAAAACAAGATAAAACCAGTAAAACACTgaccctccttctctgcctgatCACAAGTGCTCAGCGCAGGCCGGTTTGTTGACAAAAAGGGAAAACTTTGGCGTCGTGATGCCACTTCCTCTGGATCATGTTCTATGGTCAGCTGCAAAGAACTGGCTTATTAGAAATGTTTCAAGATTTTATACAATACAAAAAAGGGGTATATATCATCACAAGTCCTCAtctagatacataaacataaataaataccatTAGATAACTCACCTACATGCAATAACAGGGACTTTGCATCAATGTATATCTTCGAGAGACCTGTACTTCCCTCTTCAGTTCTTTCCTTGTACACTAAATTATCAATTTCTTACCTTTCTGTCACGTGTGTGATTTACCCACATTGCATACAGTACACAAGAAATAACATACTCACTTGCAGCACATCTTGAGAGCTTGCAATGAGATTTTCTATATCCTCAATACAATAGTCCTGTACAGGCCTTCCATTCACCTCTAAGATCCTGTCACCAATATGCAGGGACATCAAGTCAGCCGCTGAATCAAGCCTGTTTTtgagagaatgaaaacaaaacaaaaaaagtctaATTTTCATAGAGTAGGAATGAAATCTTTGAACTGCTCTGTACAACATTTTCTTGGTTCTGTGCTTCTGTGATTAACTATAGTTCAATCACAAATTCTCAATTGCTAGCTCTAAATCCCTTTtcctaataagaataaaaatacatgtaaatgATCTGTATCATGAGACAATATTCAAACCTGTCAAGTAAATACTAATTTCTAAGAAATATAACAATCATCAGTCCTTTGTGAACTTCAAGAGCAATACTATTCAGTGTACCAAGGTGGCTTTAGTGCTGGTAATGGTGGTGGCTCTGATGGTGGTactgaaggaggtggtggtggtggtgaaggatgtggtggtggtggtgaaggagatagtggtggtggtgaaggagttggtggtggtggtgaaagaggtggtggtgaaggatatggtggtggtggtggtggtgaagcaggtggtagtggtggtggtgaaggaggtggttgtgaatgaggtggtggtggttgtgaatGAGGTGGTTGGTGAAGGAGATGGTGGTGaatgaggtggtggtgaaggaggtgatggtggtggtggtgaaggagatgGTTGTGAAGGAGATAGTGGTGAAGGAGATGGTGGTGAAGGagatggtggtgaaggaggtggggttGAAGGAGGTGGTAGAGCAGGAGAGGTAGTGGGGGAAGTGGTGTTCATGGTGGTAGTTtgagtggcagtggtggtggtattaGTGGTGGTgattattagtagtggtagtgatagtagtggcagtagtggcCATGGTGGTGTTGGTATCAGTGGTGATgggggatgatgatggttgttagtggtagcagtagtggtggtggtgatgatagcatCACTGgtgggtgatgatgattatcagtgGTTATGGTGGCTACTGGTGGTGATGGGACCTGGTAAGTAGTGGTGGGCGTGTATAATGGTCATTGGCAGTGGTGATGGTAGGAGGTAGACATAGAAATGATATGacacaagaaagaataaaacc
The sequence above is a segment of the Penaeus vannamei isolate JL-2024 chromosome 31, ASM4276789v1, whole genome shotgun sequence genome. Coding sequences within it:
- the LIMK1 gene encoding LIM domain kinase 1 isoform X4, encoding MEEDEATSHESCEETTTCAGCMNVIEDDEFFSALGQDWHTDCFRCSACDVTLSSWYFEKDGLLFCKNDYWKKYGEACQDCGEIITGPVMVAGDHKFHPECFVCTSCSAYIGDGESYALVERSKLYCGLCYKRQMQPLNKSTSYSKKPHSIQLIELPAKSDNQRRIKLSVDSRKGFPLAGLSNYRGLRIADVPSLKERLQQLDSAADLMSLHIGDRILEVNGRPVQDYCIEDIENLIASSQDVLQLTIEHDPEEVASRRQSFPFLSTNRPALSTCDQAEKEGLRERLCKRRDEGYVSGTQRSRQLRRGRGCKERASSLPKLLDNDCPRESGYYDLSRTKSFRVEPKNHRIFRASDLTQGELLGKGFFGQVYKMTHSETGEVMVLKELYRVDEQAQTNFLKEVAVLRSLSHKNVLRFIGVLYKDRKLHLLTEYISGGTLKEIIHALDEPLPWDQRISFAKDIASGMAYLHNCDIIHRDLNSHNCLVREDKTVVVADFGLARIMPQNNWTAERKKFGKRHARKKRYTVVGNPYWMAPEMMKGNKYDEKVDIFSFGIILCEIIGRVEADPDYMPRSMDFGLNESVFKAKYCEECPEPFYKIAFLCCNVNPDARPAFEVLEVWLEGLAMHYTVGAPLPSNLLGDIYNFNGRSSSSSEASTPEALAPDSRHPPPLLRTISEGTYTTTDSLSLGSSSSFTLHDNRSFESPAGWSLNDSIDLEDLDTFNKSWECSNDNISSLEKAVKLSTVKDTDQSANPNTVIAEEPKALPPSFSKSQASSSMGDMECTQL
- the LIMK1 gene encoding LIM domain kinase 1 isoform X8 — protein: MYLAERVPVGQEIRCVGSVVLLVREESCEETTTCAGCMNVIEDDEFFSALGQDWHTDCFRCSACDVTLSSWYFEKDGLLFCKNDYWKKYGEACQDCGEIITGPVMVAGDHKFHPECFVCTSCSAYIGDGESYALVERSKLYCGLCYKRQMQPLNKSTSYSKKPHSIQLIELPAKSDNQRRIKLSVDSRKGFPLAGLSNYRGLRIADVPSLKERLQQLDSAADLMSLHIGDRILEVNGRPVQDYCIEDIENLIASSQDVLQLTIEHDPEEVASRRQSFPFLSTNRPALSTCDQAEKEGLRERLCKRRDEGYVSGTQRSRQLRRGRGCKERASSLPKLLDNDCPRESGYYDLSRTKSFRVEPKNHRIFRASDLTQGELLGKGFFGQVYKMTHSETGEVMVLKELYRVDEQAQTNFLKEVAVLRSLSHKNVLRFIGVLYKDRKLHLLTEYISGGTLKEIIHALDEPLPWDQRISFAKDIASGMAYLHNCDIIHRDLNSHNCLVREDKTVVVADFGLARIMPQNNWTAERKKFGKRHARKKRYTVVGNPYWMAPEMMKGNKYDEKVDIFSFGIILCEIIGRVEADPDYMPRSMDFGLNESVFKAKYCEECPEPFYKIAFLCCNVNPDARPAFEVLEVWLEGLAMHYTVGAPLPSNLLGDIYNFNDGWIKKGIHGLQSIIQLAARLPKLMESRRVCVNPCLA
- the LIMK1 gene encoding LIM domain kinase 1 isoform X5, yielding MEEDEATSHESCEETTTCAGCMNVIEDDEFFSALGQDWHTDCFRCSACDVTLSSWYFEKDGLLFCKNDYWKKYGEACQDCGEIITGPVMVAGDHKFHPECFVCTSCSAYIGDGESYALVERSKLYCGLCYKRQMQPLNKSTSYSKKPHSIQLIELPAKSDNQRRIKLSVDSRKGFPLAGLSNYRGLRIAELDSAADLMSLHIGDRILEVNGRPVQDYCIEDIENLIASSQDVLQLTIEHDPEEVASRRQSFPFLSTNRPALSTCDQAEKEGLRERLCKRRDEGYVSGTQRSRQLRRGRGCKERASSLPKLLDNDCPRESGYYDLSRTKSFRVEPKNHRIFRASDLTQGELLGKGFFGQVYKMTHSETGEVMVLKELYRVDEQAQTNFLKEVAVLRSLSHKNVLRFIGVLYKDRKLHLLTEYISGGTLKEIIHALDEPLPWDQRISFAKDIASGMAYLHNCDIIHRDLNSHNCLVREDKTVVVADFGLARIMPQNNWTAERKKFGKRHARKKRYTVVGNPYWMAPEMMKGNKYDEKVDIFSFGIILCEIIGRVEADPDYMPRSMDFGLNESVFKAKYCEECPEPFYKIAFLCCNVNPDARPAFEVLEVWLEGLAMHYTVGAPLPSNLLGDIYNFNGRSSSSSEASTPEALAPDSRHPPPLLRTISEGTYTTTDSLSLGSSSSFTLHDNRSFESPAGWSLNDSIDLEDLDTFNKSWECSNDNISSLEKAVKLSTVKDTDQSANPNTVIAEEPKALPPSFSKSQASSSMGDMECTQL
- the LIMK1 gene encoding LIM domain kinase 1 isoform X3; its protein translation is MYLAERVPVGQEIRCVGSVVLLVREESCEETTTCAGCMNVIEDDEFFSALGQDWHTDCFRCSACDVTLSSWYFEKDGLLFCKNDYWKKYGEACQDCGEIITGPVMVAGDHKFHPECFVCTSCSAYIGDGESYALVERSKLYCGLCYKRQMQPLNKSTSYSKKPHSIQLIELPAKSDNQRRIKLSVDSRKGFPLAGLSNYRGLRIAELDSAADLMSLHIGDRILEVNGRPVQDYCIEDIENLIASSQDVLQLTIEHDPEEVASRRQSFPFLSTNRPALSTCDQAEKEGLRERLCKRRDEGYVSGTQRSRQLRRGRGCKERASSLPKLLDNDCPRESGYYDLSRTKSFRVEPKNHRIFRASDLTQGELLGKGFFGQVYKMTHSETGEVMVLKELYRVDEQAQTNFLKEVAVLRSLSHKNVLRFIGVLYKDRKLHLLTEYISGGTLKEIIHALDEPLPWDQRISFAKDIASGMAYLHNCDIIHRDLNSHNCLVREDKTVVVADFGLARIMPQNNWTAERKKFGKRHARKKRYTVVGNPYWMAPEMMKGNKYDEKVDIFSFGIILCEIIGRVEADPDYMPRSMDFGLNESVFKAKYCEECPEPFYKIAFLCCNVNPDARPAFEVLEVWLEGLAMHYTVGAPLPSNLLGDIYNFNGRSSSSSEASTPEALAPDSRHPPPLLRTISEGTYTTTDSLSLGSSSSFTLHDNRSFESPAGWSLNDSIDLEDLDTFNKSWECSNDNISSLEKAVKLSTVKDTDQSANPNTVIAEEPKALPPSFSKSQASSSMGDMECTQL
- the LIMK1 gene encoding LIM domain kinase 1 isoform X2, translating into MEEDEATSHGRCRRLHKRESCEETTTCAGCMNVIEDDEFFSALGQDWHTDCFRCSACDVTLSSWYFEKDGLLFCKNDYWKKYGEACQDCGEIITGPVMVAGDHKFHPECFVCTSCSAYIGDGESYALVERSKLYCGLCYKRQMQPLNKSTSYSKKPHSIQLIELPAKSDNQRRIKLSVDSRKGFPLAGLSNYRGLRIADVPSLKERLQQLDSAADLMSLHIGDRILEVNGRPVQDYCIEDIENLIASSQDVLQLTIEHDPEEVASRRQSFPFLSTNRPALSTCDQAEKEGLRERLCKRRDEGYVSGTQRSRQLRRGRGCKERASSLPKLLDNDCPRESGYYDLSRTKSFRVEPKNHRIFRASDLTQGELLGKGFFGQVYKMTHSETGEVMVLKELYRVDEQAQTNFLKEVAVLRSLSHKNVLRFIGVLYKDRKLHLLTEYISGGTLKEIIHALDEPLPWDQRISFAKDIASGMAYLHNCDIIHRDLNSHNCLVREDKTVVVADFGLARIMPQNNWTAERKKFGKRHARKKRYTVVGNPYWMAPEMMKGNKYDEKVDIFSFGIILCEIIGRVEADPDYMPRSMDFGLNESVFKAKYCEECPEPFYKIAFLCCNVNPDARPAFEVLEVWLEGLAMHYTVGAPLPSNLLGDIYNFNGRSSSSSEASTPEALAPDSRHPPPLLRTISEGTYTTTDSLSLGSSSSFTLHDNRSFESPAGWSLNDSIDLEDLDTFNKSWECSNDNISSLEKAVKLSTVKDTDQSANPNTVIAEEPKALPPSFSKSQASSSMGDMECTQL
- the LIMK1 gene encoding LIM domain kinase 1 isoform X9, with the protein product MYLAERVPVGQEIRCVGSVVLLVREESCEETTTCAGCMNVIEDDEFFSALGQDWHTDCFRCSACDVTLSSWYFEKDGLLFCKNDYWKKYGEACQDCGEIITGPVMVAGDHKFHPECFVCTSCSAYIGDGESYALVERSKLYCGLCYKRQMQPLNKSTSYSKKPHSIQLIELPAKSDNQRRIKLSVDSRKGFPLAGLSNYRGLRIADVPSLKERLQQLDSAADLMSLHIGDRILEVNGRPVQDYCIEDIENLIASSQDVLQLTIEHDPEEVASRRQSFPFLSTNRPALSTCDQAEKEGLRERLCKRRDEGYVSGTQRSRQLRRGRGCKERASSLPKLLDNDCPRESGYYDLSRTKSFRVEPKNHRIFRASDLTQGELLGKGFFGQVYKMTHSETGEVMVLKELYRVDEQAQTNFLKEVAVLRSLSHKNVLRFIGVLYKDRKLHLLTEYISGGTLKEIIHALDEPLPWDQRISFAKDIASGMAYLHNCDIIHRDLNSHNCLVREDKTVVVADFGLARIMPQNNWTAERKKFGKRHARKKRYTVVGNPYWMAPEMMKGNKYDEKVDIFSFGIILCEIIGRVEADPDYMPRSMDFGLNESVFKAKYCEECPEPFYKIAFLCCNVNPDARPAFEVLEVWLEGLAMHYTVGAPLPSNLLGDIYNFNGN
- the LIMK1 gene encoding LIM domain kinase 1 isoform X7; the encoded protein is MYLAERVPVGQEIRCVGSVVLLVREESCEETTTCAGCMNVIEDDEFFSALGQDWHTDCFRCSACDVTLSSWYFEKDGLLFCKNDYWKKYGEACQDCGEIITGPVMVAGDHKFHPECFVCTSCSAYIGDGESYALVERSKLYCGLCYKRQMQPLNKSTSYSKKPHSIQLIELPAKSDNQRRIKLSVDSRKGFPLAGLSNYRGLRIADVPSLKERLQQLDSAADLMSLHIGDRILEVNGRPVQDYCIEDIENLIASSQDVLQLTIEHDPEEVASRRQSFPFLSTNRPALSTCDQAEKEGLRERLCKRRDEGYVSGTQRSRQLRRGRGCKERASSLPKLLDNDCPRESGYYDLSRTKSFRVEPKNHRIFRASDLTQGELLGKGFFGQVYKMTHSETGEVMVLKELYRVDEQAQTNFLKEVAVLRSLSHKNVLRFIGVLYKDRKLHLLTEYISGGTLKEIIHALDEPLPWDQRISFAKDIASGMAYLHNCDIIHRDLNSHNCLVREDKTVVVADFGLARIMPQNNWTAERKKFGKRHARKKRYTVVGNPYWMAPEMMKGNKYDEKVDIFSFGIILCEIIGRVEADPDYMPRSMDFGLNESVFKAKYCEECPEPFYKIAFLCCNVNPDARPAFEVLEVWLEGLAMHYTVGAPLPSNLLGDIYNFNDGWIKKGIHGLQSIIQLAARLPKLMESRRGGAPVLQKHPHPRP